The genomic stretch TTTCTCCTGAACCTCCCCTTTTTGCCAATAAAGCCATCTGTGTTCAATAAAAATTACAGGATTATTATCACGGATCGCAGCAATCAACAACCCCTTGGCATCTGATGGACTCGTCGGTAAAACTACCTTAAGACCCGGTATATGTGCAAAAGTTGCATGCATACTTTTGCTATGCTGAAACCCTTGTCCCCATCCTCTTCCGATCACTACACGAATGACCAATGGCACACTCCGTTTACCTACACACCCATAGCTGAAACTTGAAATCATATTTACAATCTGATTCATAGCGAGAAGCAGAAAATCCATCCGAATGTGAATATGGATAGGTCTCAATCCATTAATTGCCGCCCCCAGCGCAAAGCCCGTCATAGAATCCTCGGCGAGAGGCGTTTCAAAGCAACGTTCATGACCAAACTTCTCAAGAATGTTACGTGTAGAGTCAAAGATTCGTTTATGGTCAGACACTCCGATACCATAGACAAAAATACTATTATCTCTCTCCATTTCTTGGATCATAGCCTCATTAAGTGCATCACAGTATGTTATCATTCGCATTTGAAGACTCCTTCATATATCTCTGATGTGTCTGAAAAAAGGGCATTTTTCGCGCGTTCTATACTTTGACAGATGGATGAATCAATAGCTTTTTCAAGCGCTTTAATATATTCCTCTCCAATTGACATTTCTATCAGAGTAGCCCTTTGCAGATAGATCGGGTCTTTTTTTAACCACTGAAAATATTCTTCCTTGGTCCGATATCCAGCATCAAAATCTTCGTTAATACCCACATGCTCTAAATAACGATAATATCGAAAATGCATAAAGCACGGTTTCTGATTTTCATCCATTGCTCTGATAGCTTCTAATGTCAGATTATAAACACGGTTCACCTCTGTCGTGCTTTCAGAAAACACATTACAGTGGAATTTAGATACCACATCGCAAATTGAATCATAACCGGTGCGAAATTTACGGTGCGTATGCACTGCCAAATCGTTATCCTCACAAACAAAAATTACCGGAAGCTTCATCATACAGGCACTGTTGAGGCTCTCCCAGAAGACGCCTTCATCTAAAGCACCATCCCCGAAAAAAACTGCCACTTTCTTTCCATTTTTCTTATATCTGTTTGCAAAGGCAACACCGACTGCAACAGGAATATTACTAGCAACTATAGCTGAACAACTGAGAAGTCCCTTGTTTATGGCACTCAAATGCATAGATCCTGATTTACCTCTGGCAATTCCAGTAGCTTTACCGTACATTTCGGCAAAAAAATAATCCGTCTCCATGGTTTTCGCAAGATATAAGGCATGGCTGCGGTAAGTACCTAAAACTTGGTCGCTATCTTTCAATGCATGACATACTCCAGCTACGATCGCTTCTTCTCCCATAGACATATGCATAGGAGTTTTCATTTCGTCTTCAAGGTAATGCTCACGAATTTTTTCTTCAGCACGGCGAATCAGATACATTTTTTTGTAAAGATCAATATTCAGCAAGTTCATAATAGTTGCCTTTAGTTCTATGGTTTTTATATCAACCACAGGCGATATTCCCTGAGACTGATATACTCCGCATTATAAAATATCTACCTCTTTAGAACAACAAATCACGGATTTTTATGGGCATTTTCGACAAGTATAACTAATGAATACAGCTGCTAAAAAAGTTTTAGGCCATCAATTTCA from Desulfobacterales bacterium encodes the following:
- a CDS encoding alpha-ketoacid dehydrogenase subunit beta, with product MRMITYCDALNEAMIQEMERDNSIFVYGIGVSDHKRIFDSTRNILEKFGHERCFETPLAEDSMTGFALGAAINGLRPIHIHIRMDFLLLAMNQIVNMISSFSYGCVGKRSVPLVIRVVIGRGWGQGFQHSKSMHATFAHIPGLKVVLPTSPSDAKGLLIAAIRDNNPVIFIEHRWLYWQKGEVQEKIYEIPIGKGNIVRKGKDLTIVATSWMNIEALHAAKILSYHGVEIEIIDIRTICPLDEQIIIESAKKTKHLIVADNDWIYCGFSSEVAAIVSEKCFGHLKAPVKRIGFAQVPCPTARHLENKFYPNAETIVKEVEQMLGLSKIDLSSESFYSHENRFKGPF
- a CDS encoding thiamine pyrophosphate-dependent dehydrogenase E1 component subunit alpha; the protein is MVDIKTIELKATIMNLLNIDLYKKMYLIRRAEEKIREHYLEDEMKTPMHMSMGEEAIVAGVCHALKDSDQVLGTYRSHALYLAKTMETDYFFAEMYGKATGIARGKSGSMHLSAINKGLLSCSAIVASNIPVAVGVAFANRYKKNGKKVAVFFGDGALDEGVFWESLNSACMMKLPVIFVCEDNDLAVHTHRKFRTGYDSICDVVSKFHCNVFSESTTEVNRVYNLTLEAIRAMDENQKPCFMHFRYYRYLEHVGINEDFDAGYRTKEEYFQWLKKDPIYLQRATLIEMSIGEEYIKALEKAIDSSICQSIERAKNALFSDTSEIYEGVFKCE